A stretch of Falco rusticolus isolate bFalRus1 chromosome 2, bFalRus1.pri, whole genome shotgun sequence DNA encodes these proteins:
- the CHMP2B gene encoding charged multivesicular body protein 2b has translation MASLFKKKTVDDIIKEQNRELRGTQRAITRDRAALEKQEKQLELEIKKMAKTGNKEACKVLAKQLVQLRKQKNRTYAVSSKVTSMSTQTKVMNSQMKMAGAMSTTAKTMQAVNKKMDPQKTLQTMQNFQKENMKMEMTEEMINDTLDDIFDASDEEEESQDIVNQVLDEIGIEISGKMAKAPSAARGLPSASTSKAATISDEEIERQLKALGVD, from the exons ATGGCCTCGCTCTTCAAGAAGAAGACTGTGGACG atataaTAAAGGAGCAAAATCGAGAGTTAAGAGGTACACAAAGGGCTATAACCAGAGATAGAGCAGCACTcgaaaaacaggaaaaacaactg GaactggaaataaagaaaatggcTAAGACTGGTAACAAAGAAGCCTGTAAAGTTCTAGCAAAACAACTTGTGCAACTGCGGAAGCAGAAAAATCGAACATACGCTGTCAGCTCTAAAGTCACTTCTATGTCGACTCAAACGAAGGTGATGAACTCTCAGATGAAGATGGCAGGAGCTATGTCAACTACAGCAAAA ACAATGCAAGCAGTCAATAAGAAAATGGATCCACAAAAGACACTACAAACTATGCAGAATTTCCAGAAGGAGAACATGAAGATGGAAATGACTGAAGAAATGA tTAATGATACTCTGGATGACATTTTTGATGCTtctgatgaagaggaggaaagccaAGATATTGTTAACCAAGTGCTTGATGAGATTGGAATTGAAATCTCTGGAAAG ATGGCCAAAGCTCCGTCAGCTGCCAGAGGCTTACCATCTGCATCAACGTCAAAAGCTGCTACCATATCAGATGAAGAGATTGAACGACAGCTCAAAGCTTTGGGGGTCGATTAG
- the POU1F1 gene encoding pituitary-specific positive transcription factor 1 isoform X2 has product MTCQAFASSDTFVPLNSDSSPSLPLIMHHSAAECLPVSNHATNVVSTGLHYSVPSCHYGNQPSTYGVMAGIKPATPEMLSASLSQSRILQTCSMPHPNVVNSVSTLQSSLTPCLYKFPEHALSASSCALGHGFTPIHQSLLTDDPAAADFKQEFRRKSKSVEEPVDMDSPEIRELEKFANEFKLRRIKLGYTQTNVGEALAAVHGSEFSQTTICRFENLQLSFKNACKLKSILSKWLEEAEQVGALYNEKVGVNERKRKRRTTISIAAKEALERHFGEQSKPSSQEIMRMAEGLNLEKEVVRVWFCNRRQREKRVKTSLHQNTFSSIIKEHHECR; this is encoded by the exons ATGACTTGCCAAGCGTTTGCTTCATCTGACACCTTTGTACCCTTGAATTCTGactcttctccctctctgcctctgATAATGCATCACAGCGCTGCAGAGTGCCTGCCGGTTTCTAACCATGCCACCAATGTTGTGTCAACAG GCCTTCATTACTCTGTGCCTTCCTGTCATTATGGAAACCAACCGTCTACCTACGGGGTGATGGCAG GCATCAAGCCTGCAACTCCAGAGATGCTATCAGCAAGTCTCTCCCAGAGTCGCATCTTACAGACATGCAGCATGCCCCATCCCAATGTGGTGAACAGCGTCAGCACCTTGCAAA GTAGCCTGACCCCCTGCCTTTATAAATTCCCGGAGCACGCCCTGAGTGCCAGCTCCTGCGCCCTGGGCCACGGCTTCACACCCATCCACCAGTCCCTCCTGACAGACGACCCCGCTGCCGCAGACTTCAAGCAGGAGTTCCGCAGGAAAAGCAAGTCTGTCGAAGAGCCCGTCGACATGGACTCCCCTGAAATCAGGGAGCTGGAGAAATTTGCTAATGAATTTAAGCTGCGGAGAATTAAGCTGG GTTATACACAAACCAATGTTGGAGAAGCACTGGCTGCTGTGCACGGCTCTGAATTCAGCCAAACTACTATCTGCCGGTTTGAAAACTTGCAGCTGAGTTTTAAGAACGCGTGCAAACTGAAATCGATCCTGTCCAAGTGGCTGGAGGAAGCAGAACAAGTAGGAG cttTATACAATGAAAAAGTTGGAGTGAACGAGCGGAAGAGGAAGCGCAGAACCACCATAAG TATCGCTGCCAAAGAAGCCCTAGAGAGGCACTTTGGAGAACAAAGTAAGCCTTCTTCTCAGGAAATTATGAGGATGGCTGAGGGGCTCAATCTTGAGAAAGAAGTTGTGCGAGTTTGGTTTTGCAACagaagacaaagggaaaaaagagtgaAGACAAGTTTACATCAGAACACCTTTAGTTCTATTATCAAGGAGCATCATGAATGCCGGTAA
- the POU1F1 gene encoding pituitary-specific positive transcription factor 1 isoform X3 produces MTCQAFASSDTFVPLNSDSSPSLPLIMHHSAAECLPVSNHATNVVSTVLSVLSLIQPPICSCIRFAVTTLGNSLAGLHYSVPSCHYGNQPSTYGVMAGSLTPCLYKFPEHALSASSCALGHGFTPIHQSLLTDDPAAADFKQEFRRKSKSVEEPVDMDSPEIRELEKFANEFKLRRIKLGYTQTNVGEALAAVHGSEFSQTTICRFENLQLSFKNACKLKSILSKWLEEAEQVGALYNEKVGVNERKRKRRTTISIAAKEALERHFGEQSKPSSQEIMRMAEGLNLEKEVVRVWFCNRRQREKRVKTSLHQNTFSSIIKEHHECR; encoded by the exons ATGACTTGCCAAGCGTTTGCTTCATCTGACACCTTTGTACCCTTGAATTCTGactcttctccctctctgcctctgATAATGCATCACAGCGCTGCAGAGTGCCTGCCGGTTTCTAACCATGCCACCAATGTTGTGTCAA CGGTCCTATCTGTTTTGTCTTTGATCCAACCTCCTATATGCTCCTGTATCCGCTTTGCCGTGACGACCCTGGGAAACTCTTTGGCAGGCCTTCATTACTCTGTGCCTTCCTGTCATTATGGAAACCAACCGTCTACCTACGGGGTGATGGCAG GTAGCCTGACCCCCTGCCTTTATAAATTCCCGGAGCACGCCCTGAGTGCCAGCTCCTGCGCCCTGGGCCACGGCTTCACACCCATCCACCAGTCCCTCCTGACAGACGACCCCGCTGCCGCAGACTTCAAGCAGGAGTTCCGCAGGAAAAGCAAGTCTGTCGAAGAGCCCGTCGACATGGACTCCCCTGAAATCAGGGAGCTGGAGAAATTTGCTAATGAATTTAAGCTGCGGAGAATTAAGCTGG GTTATACACAAACCAATGTTGGAGAAGCACTGGCTGCTGTGCACGGCTCTGAATTCAGCCAAACTACTATCTGCCGGTTTGAAAACTTGCAGCTGAGTTTTAAGAACGCGTGCAAACTGAAATCGATCCTGTCCAAGTGGCTGGAGGAAGCAGAACAAGTAGGAG cttTATACAATGAAAAAGTTGGAGTGAACGAGCGGAAGAGGAAGCGCAGAACCACCATAAG TATCGCTGCCAAAGAAGCCCTAGAGAGGCACTTTGGAGAACAAAGTAAGCCTTCTTCTCAGGAAATTATGAGGATGGCTGAGGGGCTCAATCTTGAGAAAGAAGTTGTGCGAGTTTGGTTTTGCAACagaagacaaagggaaaaaagagtgaAGACAAGTTTACATCAGAACACCTTTAGTTCTATTATCAAGGAGCATCATGAATGCCGGTAA
- the POU1F1 gene encoding pituitary-specific positive transcription factor 1 isoform X1 — translation MTCQAFASSDTFVPLNSDSSPSLPLIMHHSAAECLPVSNHATNVVSTGLHYSVPSCHYGNQPSTYGVMAGIKPATPEMLSASLSQSRILQTCSMPHPNVVNSVSTLQSNLTPCLYKFPEHALSASSCALGHGFTPIHQSLLTDDPAAADFKQEFRRKSKSVEEPVDMDSPEIRELEKFANEFKLRRIKLGYTQTNVGEALAAVHGSEFSQTTICRFENLQLSFKNACKLKSILSKWLEEAEQVGALYNEKVGVNERKRKRRTTISIAAKEALERHFGEQSKPSSQEIMRMAEGLNLEKEVVRVWFCNRRQREKRVKTSLHQNTFSSIIKEHHECR, via the exons ATGACTTGCCAAGCGTTTGCTTCATCTGACACCTTTGTACCCTTGAATTCTGactcttctccctctctgcctctgATAATGCATCACAGCGCTGCAGAGTGCCTGCCGGTTTCTAACCATGCCACCAATGTTGTGTCAACAG GCCTTCATTACTCTGTGCCTTCCTGTCATTATGGAAACCAACCGTCTACCTACGGGGTGATGGCAG GCATCAAGCCTGCAACTCCAGAGATGCTATCAGCAAGTCTCTCCCAGAGTCGCATCTTACAGACATGCAGCATGCCCCATCCCAATGTGGTGAACAGCGTCAGCACCTTGCAAAGCAA CCTGACCCCCTGCCTTTATAAATTCCCGGAGCACGCCCTGAGTGCCAGCTCCTGCGCCCTGGGCCACGGCTTCACACCCATCCACCAGTCCCTCCTGACAGACGACCCCGCTGCCGCAGACTTCAAGCAGGAGTTCCGCAGGAAAAGCAAGTCTGTCGAAGAGCCCGTCGACATGGACTCCCCTGAAATCAGGGAGCTGGAGAAATTTGCTAATGAATTTAAGCTGCGGAGAATTAAGCTGG GTTATACACAAACCAATGTTGGAGAAGCACTGGCTGCTGTGCACGGCTCTGAATTCAGCCAAACTACTATCTGCCGGTTTGAAAACTTGCAGCTGAGTTTTAAGAACGCGTGCAAACTGAAATCGATCCTGTCCAAGTGGCTGGAGGAAGCAGAACAAGTAGGAG cttTATACAATGAAAAAGTTGGAGTGAACGAGCGGAAGAGGAAGCGCAGAACCACCATAAG TATCGCTGCCAAAGAAGCCCTAGAGAGGCACTTTGGAGAACAAAGTAAGCCTTCTTCTCAGGAAATTATGAGGATGGCTGAGGGGCTCAATCTTGAGAAAGAAGTTGTGCGAGTTTGGTTTTGCAACagaagacaaagggaaaaaagagtgaAGACAAGTTTACATCAGAACACCTTTAGTTCTATTATCAAGGAGCATCATGAATGCCGGTAA